CTCGCCACCACGAAGACCACGATCAGCACCATGGTGCCGCCGAAGGAGGCGGAGGACTCGACCACCAGGCTGCGGGCGTCGCCCACGTCCAGGAACTCCACGTCGCCGCGTTCGGCGCCGGTGTGGGCCACCAGGCCCGGGACGGCGGCCGTGATCCGCTTGGCCAACTCCCCCGCGCCGACGCCGGAGGCGGCGCTCACGCCGATGGCGTCCACCCGGTCGGGTCGCCCGGACAGCTTGCGCGCCTGCTCGTCGGTGAGGAAGACCGCGGACTGCCGGGCCAGGCCGCCCGCGGGCGGCTCGGCGATGCCCACCACGCGGTAGGAGGAGGCGATCGAGCCGACCACGAGGCGCACCGTCGCACCGGGCGACAGGTGGGCGCGCGCGGCGAGGTCGGCGTCGAGCACGACCTCGTCGGCCGCGGAGGGCGCCTTGCCCGTGCCGACCGTGAACGGCCCGAGCGCCGCGCCGGACCAACCGTGCCCGAACACCGGGAAGCCGTCCGGGCCGCCCACCGTGTGGCCGTCCTGGGTGACCACGCTGACCTGGACGTCGATGTCGCCGACGGCGGACTGGACGCCGGGCACCGCGGCGACGGCGGCCACCTTGTCGGCGGGCAGGGTGACGCGCTCGCTGTAGCGGACCTCGGAGCTCTCGTCCAGCCAGTACGACTGCTCGGCGCTGAGGACCACCGTCGTGCCCGAGTAACGCTCGGGCGTCACACCGGTGCTGAGCCCGGACATCAGGAGGATCCCGCAGGCGGTGATGACCGCCGAGCCCGCGGCGATCGCGACGAAGGAGCCGACGAAACCGCCCTTGCGCCCCTTGATCGTGCTCCACGCCAGCGACAGGTCCTTGCGGTACGGCACCACGAGGCGGACCAGTCGCCGAATGAACCGGATCACCACTCGCCCAGGTGCGTCATGCGGGACGCGACCTGCTCCGGGGTGGGCCGGTGCAGCTCGCCCGCGAGCTTGCCGTCGGCCAGGAAGACGACCGAGTCGGCGTGCGAGGCGGCCACCGGGTCGTGGGTGACCATCAGCACCGTCTGCCCCATGTAGTCGACGACGTGGCGCAGCAGTTCCAGGACCTGCTTGCTGGAGCGGGAGTCCAGCGCTCCGGTCGGCTCGTCCGCGACCACCGCGTCCGGGTGGGTGATCAGCGCGCGGGCGACCGCGACGCGCTGCTGCTGTCCGCCGGAGAGTTCGGCCGGCCGCCGCTTGAGGTGTTCGCCGAGGCCGACGGCGGTGAGGACCTCGCGCAGGAACGCGTGGTCGATCTTCTTGTCCGCGAGCCGCAGCGGCAGCGTGACGTTCTCCTCCACCGTCAGCGAGCCGAGCAGGTTGTAGGCCTGGAAGATGAAGCCGATCCGCTCCCGGCGCACCTCGGTGAGCTGGACCTCGTCGAGCTTGGACAGCTCGACGTCGCCGAGCCAGACCGCGCCCGAGGTCGGCCGGTCCAGGCCGGCCGCGCAGTTGAGGAAGGTGCTCTTGCCGGAACCGGACGGTCCCATGACGGCGGTGAAGGTGCCGCGGTGCAGTTCGATGCTCACCGCATCCAACGCCTGCACCGGGCTTTTATCCGATCCGTAGACCTTGGACACCGAATCTAAGCGGATCGACCAGTCAGTGGGTGTGGCTTGGGATGCAGAACGAGACATGTCAGGGAGCCTACCCAGATCTCGCGGCGGGCCGCCACCTGTCCTCCGATCAAGGGAATTTCTCAGAAACTCCTTGCAGGAATTGTGAATTCGGGCGTGTGCGGCGCTGCGCCGTGAATGATTCCGACACCAAATCGCCCCGACCCGTCCCGGTCGGTGCCGGGACGGGTCGGGGCGGATGGGACGGCCGGAATCAGCGGAACGCGAATCCGAGCAGGTCGAGTCCGGGTGCGGTGGTG
The genomic region above belongs to Streptomyces sp. 1331.2 and contains:
- a CDS encoding ABC transporter ATP-binding protein translates to MSRSASQATPTDWSIRLDSVSKVYGSDKSPVQALDAVSIELHRGTFTAVMGPSGSGKSTFLNCAAGLDRPTSGAVWLGDVELSKLDEVQLTEVRRERIGFIFQAYNLLGSLTVEENVTLPLRLADKKIDHAFLREVLTAVGLGEHLKRRPAELSGGQQQRVAVARALITHPDAVVADEPTGALDSRSSKQVLELLRHVVDYMGQTVLMVTHDPVAASHADSVVFLADGKLAGELHRPTPEQVASRMTHLGEW